From the genome of Oscillatoria sp. FACHB-1407, one region includes:
- a CDS encoding SDR family oxidoreductase, with protein MTQTQSQQLQPPQHQDQRPGLQSEMTPQPRAQSSEYHGSGKLSGKVALITGGDSGIGRSVAVTFAKEGADVAIAYLSEHNDAIETKEMVEAEGRKCLVLSGDVGDEQVCRQMVEQTVKELGHLDILINNAAEQHPQESIENITSEQLERTFRTNIFSMFYLTKAALPHLKEGSSIINTTSVTAYKGSPQLLDYSSTKGAIVAFTCSLSQGLVQKGIRVNGVAPGPIWTPLIPSTFPEEEVESFGAQVPMQRAGQPEEVAPSYVFLASQDASYMTGQILHPNGGNVING; from the coding sequence ATGACCCAAACACAATCCCAACAACTTCAACCACCACAGCATCAGGATCAACGCCCTGGTCTGCAATCGGAGATGACTCCACAGCCACGGGCGCAGTCATCTGAATATCACGGTAGTGGCAAACTCAGTGGGAAGGTCGCGCTGATCACGGGTGGCGATAGTGGCATTGGGCGATCGGTAGCTGTGACTTTTGCCAAAGAAGGGGCAGATGTGGCGATCGCTTACCTGAGCGAGCACAACGATGCGATCGAAACAAAGGAAATGGTTGAGGCTGAAGGTCGAAAATGCCTGGTGTTGTCTGGAGATGTGGGTGATGAGCAGGTATGCCGCCAGATGGTTGAGCAAACCGTGAAAGAATTGGGACATCTGGACATTTTGATCAACAATGCAGCCGAGCAGCATCCTCAGGAAAGTATTGAGAATATTACGTCAGAACAGCTAGAGCGGACGTTTCGCACCAACATCTTTAGCATGTTCTACCTGACCAAAGCGGCTTTACCTCACTTAAAAGAGGGTAGCTCTATCATTAACACGACCTCTGTTACGGCTTACAAAGGTAGCCCTCAACTACTGGACTATTCATCCACTAAAGGGGCGATCGTGGCATTTACTTGCTCCCTCTCTCAGGGACTCGTTCAGAAAGGTATCCGTGTCAATGGAGTGGCTCCTGGACCCATTTGGACTCCGTTGATCCCCTCAACATTCCCCGAAGAAGAGGTAGAAAGCTTTGGTGCGCAAGTGCCGATGCAACGGGCAGGACAACCTGAAGAAGTGGCTCCCAGTTACGTTTTTCTGGCTTCCCAGGATGCTTCCTACATGACAGGGCAGATCCTACATCCTAACGGCGGCAATGTGATCAACGGCTAG
- a CDS encoding LmeA family phospholipid-binding protein, with protein sequence MAQNGGDLGEQALSKVAEIGIKNQLDQVEDINVEIKTNPLQVVQGEVESVSIEGKGLVMQKDLRMEEMVLEADAIAINPMSALFGTIELTRPTQATASVVLTESDINRAFNSDYILQKLRGLNVTVNDQPAQLDAQSIEFKLPGEQKVVFKAVITLKGTGETHKVAFTAVPKLSRDRQTVLLEDVEYSEGQGLSPELTEAMLAQAQDLLDLRNFELKGTRLCLNQLLVEVGRLTLSGDAHIEEFSST encoded by the coding sequence GTGGCTCAAAATGGTGGCGACCTGGGAGAACAAGCCCTCAGCAAAGTCGCCGAAATTGGCATTAAAAATCAACTTGATCAAGTAGAAGATATCAACGTTGAAATCAAAACAAATCCATTGCAAGTTGTTCAGGGAGAAGTAGAATCTGTATCCATTGAGGGAAAAGGTCTTGTCATGCAAAAAGACCTGCGCATGGAAGAGATGGTTCTGGAGGCAGATGCGATCGCCATCAACCCCATGAGTGCTCTGTTTGGAACGATCGAGTTAACCCGTCCAACTCAAGCTACAGCATCGGTTGTGCTGACTGAAAGTGATATTAACCGTGCTTTTAATTCTGATTACATTCTTCAAAAACTACGGGGATTGAACGTTACAGTAAACGATCAACCGGCTCAACTGGATGCTCAATCTATTGAATTCAAACTTCCCGGTGAACAAAAAGTTGTCTTTAAGGCTGTAATTACTTTAAAGGGGACTGGAGAAACTCATAAAGTTGCATTTACAGCGGTTCCAAAGCTCAGCCGCGATCGCCAAACCGTGTTGTTGGAAGACGTTGAATACAGCGAAGGACAGGGCTTGTCTCCTGAGTTAACCGAGGCAATGTTAGCTCAAGCGCAGGATTTGCTCGATTTACGCAATTTTGAATTGAAAGGAACTCGGCTTTGTCTCAACCAGTTGTTGGTTGAGGTTGGTCGATTGACGCTCAGTGGAGATGCCCATATCGAAGAGTTTTCATCAACTTAA
- a CDS encoding BON domain-containing protein: MSWLQRLFGVKKPQGGQQPATASRGTATAAPSNAGQSVPPERMGLNGEYDESGLAKRVALAFDEDSTVDDIDTLYVAQTGSTVVLKGKVPNRELLNKMVSIARGVNGATAVDTAQVEVA; encoded by the coding sequence ATGTCTTGGTTACAACGACTATTTGGAGTTAAAAAACCTCAAGGCGGTCAGCAACCTGCTACGGCAAGCCGAGGAACGGCAACTGCTGCACCTAGCAATGCAGGTCAATCTGTTCCTCCCGAAAGAATGGGTCTGAATGGTGAGTATGACGAAAGTGGTTTAGCAAAGCGCGTTGCGTTAGCCTTTGACGAAGACTCAACGGTAGATGACATCGACACTCTGTATGTCGCTCAAACGGGCAGCACCGTTGTTCTTAAAGGCAAAGTTCCTAACCGGGAACTGTTGAACAAAATGGTGTCAATCGCTCGTGGTGTCAATGGTGCTACAGCGGTTGATACAGCCCAAGTTGAAGTTGCATAG
- a CDS encoding DUF2231 domain-containing protein, with protein MTRTPTPNVEPLIESDEREFRDSGVPSTVAIAKHPLHPVIVTFPIAFLVGVVATDAAYWLLGDSFWARASFWLIVAGLITGVVAALTGMMDFLRIPRVRERKAGWAHMIGNVAALGFSVVNLLIRLNNVQGAVVPVGLIISAVVAILLGVTGWYGGELVYRHKIAVIGDGSIHRP; from the coding sequence ATGACACGTACACCCACACCTAATGTAGAGCCTTTGATTGAGAGTGATGAGCGGGAGTTTCGAGATAGTGGAGTTCCCAGCACTGTGGCGATCGCCAAGCACCCATTACATCCAGTCATTGTCACCTTCCCTATCGCGTTTTTAGTAGGTGTCGTGGCAACGGATGCAGCCTACTGGTTATTAGGCGATTCCTTCTGGGCGCGAGCTTCTTTTTGGTTGATCGTTGCTGGTTTAATTACGGGTGTTGTAGCCGCGCTCACGGGCATGATGGATTTTCTCCGCATTCCTCGTGTGCGAGAGCGTAAAGCAGGTTGGGCACACATGATTGGTAACGTGGCAGCATTGGGGTTTAGTGTAGTGAACCTCCTGATTCGCTTGAATAATGTACAAGGTGCGGTCGTCCCAGTAGGGCTCATCATCTCTGCGGTAGTGGCTATTTTGTTGGGTGTGACAGGCTGGTACGGAGGAGAACTTGTCTATCGCCATAAAATCGCTGTCATTGGAGATGGTAGTATCCATCGCCCTTAG
- a CDS encoding ChaB family protein, translated as MPYQSIESLPQEIKQNLPQGAQQVFLAAFNSAESDGLSQEGATQVAWNSVRAEYSQEQNGQWAHKNDDRDDAVDTSPLGSMHAS; from the coding sequence ATGCCATATCAATCTATTGAGAGCTTGCCCCAGGAAATTAAGCAGAATTTGCCTCAAGGTGCTCAACAGGTATTTTTAGCTGCTTTTAACAGTGCTGAGTCAGACGGATTAAGCCAGGAAGGTGCTACACAGGTTGCTTGGAACAGTGTTAGAGCGGAATATAGCCAGGAGCAAAATGGTCAATGGGCGCATAAAAACGATGACAGAGATGATGCAGTGGATACAAGCCCACTAGGCAGTATGCACGCTAGTTAA
- a CDS encoding acyltransferase family protein: protein MAESNGSASQRLAWIEGIRIFAAVMILLYHAQLLITDYAFTPQPTGLLDNLQRLAQASDRLGQGFITSLTSLPIWFGFQYVDVFILISGFSLVLSLRGRALELIQFYKRRFARVLIPFWTVAWLSYPILIAIGIATSSYVPSAWNIFAGLTFPILFDYGGELLVPTSGPWWFVSLILSFILIFPLLWHLLQRWGGRNLLVVSLLITLAYRALAIYQFKGHPTYVVLDTPSEESPFLSFLSKLSIFVLGMVIAHAYRYGKGPVFWHYRRALIWGTLLYALGFVTQFYVWGWVVCDLMTSAGLGLCCMVLFKAIAHLQPLQSVLIWLGLHSYSYFLIHNFVVDRTITLVVEKNLSLYYLFLPVMIIGTLVLAAIADYTTPSLKRLVMSLMRDVDYLLTPSPPTKQRVWRPAMGDRVTYKGKNTWKVVQIQTMLDEHEFYLCQISDGQKTMWISEDELEPAIATPPNSIHKNGHSKTGSIIS, encoded by the coding sequence ATGGCTGAATCCAACGGTTCTGCATCACAGCGATTGGCGTGGATTGAAGGAATTCGGATTTTCGCAGCAGTCATGATCTTGCTGTATCATGCCCAATTGCTCATTACTGACTACGCCTTCACTCCACAACCCACAGGTCTGCTCGACAACCTGCAACGCCTCGCTCAAGCCAGCGATCGCTTAGGACAGGGTTTCATCACATCGCTTACAAGTTTGCCGATCTGGTTTGGTTTCCAGTATGTTGACGTTTTTATCCTCATCAGTGGTTTTAGCCTAGTCCTTTCACTAAGAGGTAGAGCCTTAGAGTTAATCCAGTTTTACAAACGCCGATTTGCCAGAGTGCTGATTCCCTTTTGGACGGTTGCCTGGTTGTCGTATCCCATTCTGATCGCGATTGGGATCGCTACCAGTAGCTATGTCCCCAGTGCCTGGAACATCTTTGCAGGATTGACCTTCCCCATCTTGTTTGATTATGGTGGAGAGCTTTTGGTTCCTACCAGTGGTCCATGGTGGTTCGTGTCACTCATCCTCAGCTTCATTTTGATCTTTCCCTTGTTGTGGCATTTGTTGCAACGGTGGGGAGGTCGCAACCTGTTGGTCGTCAGTCTGTTGATAACGCTGGCTTACCGGGCTTTGGCGATCTATCAGTTTAAGGGGCACCCCACCTACGTCGTTCTTGATACACCCAGCGAGGAGTCCCCATTTCTCTCGTTCCTGTCAAAACTCAGTATCTTTGTGCTGGGAATGGTGATTGCCCATGCCTATCGCTATGGTAAGGGTCCTGTTTTTTGGCACTATCGGCGTGCTCTTATATGGGGAACGCTGTTGTATGCGCTTGGGTTTGTGACCCAGTTCTATGTGTGGGGTTGGGTTGTCTGCGACTTAATGACATCAGCAGGGTTGGGGTTATGTTGCATGGTGCTATTCAAGGCGATCGCCCACCTGCAACCGTTACAGTCCGTTCTAATCTGGTTGGGGTTACACAGCTATAGTTATTTCTTAATTCACAATTTTGTTGTCGATCGCACCATTACGCTGGTAGTGGAAAAAAATCTCTCGCTCTACTACCTATTCTTGCCTGTCATGATCATTGGAACTCTCGTATTGGCAGCGATCGCAGACTATACAACTCCCTCACTCAAGCGACTCGTCATGAGCTTGATGCGTGATGTGGATTACCTCCTGACCCCTTCACCCCCAACCAAACAACGGGTATGGAGACCCGCCATGGGCGATCGGGTGACCTACAAAGGCAAAAATACCTGGAAGGTCGTGCAAATTCAAACCATGTTAGATGAGCACGAGTTCTATCTCTGCCAAATTTCAGATGGTCAAAAGACAATGTGGATTAGCGAAGATGAATTGGAACCTGCGATCGCCACTCCACCCAACTCAATTCACAAAAACGGACATTCCAAAACAGGATCAATTATCTCCTAA
- a CDS encoding BON domain-containing protein, producing the protein MSWLERISVQESSDQGEQTLAKSMEPGLTGQYDWELREKAGIHTPPPPPECMGLEGEYDPCGLAKRVALALDHDPIIDDLKTLEIIQIGRAIALKGQVADASVLSRIVEVVSAVDGTDTVDVNRVTVA; encoded by the coding sequence ATGAGTTGGCTGGAACGGATCTCAGTTCAAGAATCCTCTGACCAGGGTGAGCAAACGTTAGCAAAATCTATGGAGCCTGGTTTAACAGGACAGTATGACTGGGAATTGCGGGAAAAAGCAGGAATACACACTCCACCTCCTCCACCCGAATGCATGGGGCTAGAAGGTGAATATGACCCATGTGGATTGGCCAAACGAGTCGCCCTGGCTCTCGATCACGACCCCATCATTGACGATCTCAAAACTCTGGAAATTATTCAAATCGGACGGGCGATCGCTCTAAAAGGGCAGGTTGCTGACGCATCAGTTTTGTCACGTATCGTTGAAGTTGTCAGTGCAGTTGATGGCACCGATACAGTCGATGTGAATCGGGTCACGGTTGCTTGA
- a CDS encoding DUF3891 family protein: MAGYLLPEERGRSPKVTITLRAETFDIWGTLAVIVHLTDSGWQIIYHRAHALLAAQLAGQWKRSNAPLRLYETLAAISHHDDLEREWEGNHLTEAGAPLDFTVDKRSPDINSSIPVLSDLVAGARYRGRWVAMLVSMHVCFLNQDKPGKSPEWDQFLDEQIKHQEEWRKGLGIKKDDADRAYQFMRWCDRLSLILAQNQLPAAQRALEITSGIDGQRYDVRQLADERVTVEPWPFEEEQFTVNVEACRLSELKFESNEALTKALQEAPIQIVEWTFVKQ; encoded by the coding sequence ATGGCTGGTTATCTTCTGCCTGAAGAACGAGGACGATCGCCAAAAGTAACCATTACCTTGCGAGCAGAGACTTTTGACATATGGGGAACATTAGCTGTGATTGTCCATTTGACTGATTCCGGTTGGCAGATTATTTATCATCGTGCTCATGCGTTGCTTGCCGCCCAATTGGCAGGTCAGTGGAAACGTTCTAACGCTCCGTTGCGTTTATATGAAACCCTGGCAGCGATTTCTCATCACGATGATCTGGAACGTGAATGGGAGGGCAATCATTTAACTGAGGCAGGCGCACCCCTTGATTTCACGGTGGATAAGCGATCGCCTGATATCAACTCCAGCATTCCAGTGTTATCTGATTTAGTTGCAGGTGCTCGCTATCGGGGGCGATGGGTCGCGATGCTCGTTTCTATGCATGTTTGTTTTCTAAATCAAGATAAGCCTGGCAAGTCACCGGAATGGGATCAGTTTTTAGATGAACAGATTAAACATCAAGAGGAATGGCGCAAAGGGTTAGGCATCAAAAAAGACGATGCTGATCGAGCTTATCAATTTATGCGGTGGTGCGATCGCCTCTCACTGATCCTGGCACAAAATCAATTGCCTGCTGCTCAGCGTGCATTAGAAATTACTTCTGGTATTGATGGTCAACGCTATGACGTACGGCAACTTGCAGATGAGCGAGTAACTGTTGAACCATGGCCTTTTGAGGAGGAACAATTTACGGTAAATGTAGAAGCTTGTCGCCTATCAGAGTTAAAATTTGAAAGTAATGAGGCTCTGACAAAAGCACTTCAAGAAGCACCCATACAGATTGTGGAATGGACTTTCGTTAAACAATAA
- a CDS encoding DUF2945 domain-containing protein codes for MSEEFKKGDRVEWNSSGGKTVGKVKKKLTEPTEIKSHTVAASEDNPEYLVESEKTGKEAAHKPDALKKVKQKD; via the coding sequence ATGTCAGAAGAGTTTAAGAAGGGCGATCGCGTTGAGTGGAATTCATCCGGGGGCAAAACAGTCGGCAAAGTTAAGAAAAAGCTGACTGAACCCACTGAAATTAAGAGTCACACCGTTGCAGCATCAGAAGACAATCCAGAGTACCTGGTAGAGAGTGAAAAAACTGGAAAGGAAGCGGCTCACAAGCCAGATGCGTTGAAAAAAGTGAAGCAAAAGGACTAA
- a CDS encoding general stress protein, which translates to MVDQNTATTLQRPVGVFHTQAEIQAARHTLETQGFSQDQISVVTQDSDPNPSMQQSQVGRSAIGGAIAGSVLGALVGTFFSLTSRYLSTTDGATPASSFSWVTGICVVVGLVAVGLMAALAGNNVPHTVSGGNRESLTRIYIVMLNGTAEEAYRAKEALGQPDIQV; encoded by the coding sequence ATGGTTGATCAAAATACTGCTACAACGCTTCAGCGTCCTGTTGGAGTATTTCACACTCAAGCAGAAATTCAAGCTGCACGCCACACGTTGGAAACTCAGGGGTTTTCACAGGATCAAATTTCTGTTGTCACACAGGACTCCGATCCAAACCCATCCATGCAACAGTCTCAAGTTGGCAGAAGTGCTATCGGAGGAGCGATCGCAGGTTCTGTCTTGGGGGCATTAGTTGGTACATTTTTTAGCCTCACATCACGCTATTTATCCACTACTGATGGGGCTACTCCAGCATCCTCATTTTCTTGGGTTACAGGCATTTGTGTCGTCGTGGGTCTGGTTGCAGTCGGTTTAATGGCTGCTCTGGCAGGTAATAACGTTCCCCATACCGTTTCTGGGGGTAATCGAGAGTCACTCACACGAATTTACATCGTCATGTTGAATGGTACGGCGGAGGAAGCTTACCGAGCGAAGGAGGCTTTAGGTCAACCTGACATTCAGGTTTAG
- a CDS encoding glycosyltransferase family 2 protein — MTKKWAIELKKLLFTHLVLIGVPTIFLYCLRLGGWSLISLHIAITTFYVISSLMVIWESTNSLFRRFATDSDKYLSNWFERLWYRLKILLGVGGARHPRSPNPVPRCSFLVAAYLPNEQDIILESLHHILTRVYRPAGGLEVILAYNTPIDLPVEHELRQLAQQYPELRLLRVDGSHSKAENLNAALKIVTGEIACVLDADHHPAPDCFIRAWHWLEYGYDVVQGRNIIRNHGQNLLTQTVAIEFETLYGVSHPAKSFLTDSSIFGGSNGYWRTSVLKQICFNPAMLTEDIDASMRTLLSGYRILHDRSIVTTELAPIDIKAFWFQRKRWAQGWLEVSLKYQRRVWRSDKFTLWQKIYWTYLLYYCDFYSIIAVQIIPIVLSLFLYQGFIPPNENAYLWFATVLGFVCCGYQTLVTIKVASRRYPFYYYINHIFLLFGFITFKNMISLVGLYDHLHGNNNWLITPRTKSRVIAPTSQSLVSSQKAASN, encoded by the coding sequence ATGACAAAAAAGTGGGCTATTGAACTCAAAAAGTTGCTCTTTACGCATCTTGTTTTAATTGGTGTTCCTACAATTTTTCTCTATTGCCTGCGCTTAGGAGGATGGAGTTTAATCAGTCTCCACATTGCAATCACCACTTTCTACGTCATTAGTTCTCTGATGGTGATTTGGGAATCTACCAATTCCCTGTTTCGCAGATTCGCAACGGACTCTGACAAATATCTCTCCAATTGGTTTGAGCGATTGTGGTATCGCCTCAAAATTTTGTTGGGAGTTGGGGGTGCCCGTCATCCGCGATCGCCCAATCCAGTTCCCCGCTGCTCTTTTCTAGTAGCGGCGTATCTGCCCAATGAACAAGACATCATCCTGGAATCCTTGCATCACATTTTGACGCGGGTCTATCGCCCAGCAGGCGGCTTAGAGGTGATTCTAGCCTATAACACTCCAATCGATTTACCCGTTGAGCATGAGTTGCGCCAGTTAGCTCAGCAATATCCGGAGTTGCGCCTTTTGCGAGTGGATGGCAGTCACTCTAAAGCAGAAAACCTGAATGCTGCGCTCAAGATTGTCACTGGCGAAATTGCCTGTGTGTTAGATGCGGATCACCATCCGGCACCCGATTGTTTTATCCGGGCATGGCACTGGCTCGAATACGGCTATGACGTAGTGCAAGGGCGCAATATCATTCGCAACCATGGTCAAAACCTGTTAACCCAAACAGTGGCGATCGAGTTTGAAACCCTTTATGGAGTCAGCCATCCAGCCAAGTCTTTTCTCACTGACTCTAGTATTTTCGGCGGCTCGAATGGCTACTGGCGCACTTCGGTGTTGAAGCAGATCTGCTTTAACCCAGCAATGTTGACTGAAGATATTGACGCCTCCATGCGAACACTGTTGAGTGGTTATCGCATTCTGCACGATCGCAGCATTGTCACCACTGAACTGGCACCCATTGACATCAAGGCATTTTGGTTTCAGCGTAAACGCTGGGCGCAGGGTTGGTTGGAAGTCAGCCTGAAGTATCAGCGGCGGGTGTGGCGATCGGACAAATTCACGTTGTGGCAAAAGATTTATTGGACGTATCTACTCTACTACTGCGATTTTTACTCGATTATTGCAGTGCAGATCATTCCCATTGTGCTCAGCCTGTTTCTCTATCAAGGATTCATCCCCCCGAATGAGAATGCCTATCTCTGGTTTGCGACCGTCCTGGGATTTGTGTGTTGTGGCTATCAAACTCTCGTAACGATCAAAGTTGCTTCTCGACGCTATCCGTTTTACTACTACATTAACCACATCTTCTTGTTGTTTGGATTTATCACCTTCAAGAATATGATTTCGCTGGTAGGGCTTTACGATCACCTGCACGGTAACAACAACTGGTTGATCACACCCCGCACTAAGAGCCGCGTTATTGCACCCACCAGTCAGTCATTAGTATCCAGTCAAAAGGCCGCTTCCAATTAA
- a CDS encoding DNA topoisomerase IB: MASTAKTASKKTSNKATSHKTAAKKKNSLHARLELAVVTDPIQSAEKAGLHYVTDTVPGIQRKASGRGFCYYDADGSRVCDRDTLARIKSLVIPPAWKNVWICTLSHGHLQATGYDAKGRKQYRYHPDWRGHRNQNKFNRMVAFGLVLPKVREQTDRHLQLSNLPREKVLATVVQLLEKTHIRVGNDEYAVKNSSFGLTTMRDDHVSFSGSQVKFQFRGKSGVEHDIELSDRRLAKIVKRCQDIPGHELFQYIDEDGQRQTIHSGDVNSYLRSITGEDFTAKDFRTWSGTVQAALELKDLGTASSQTEAKKNITQAIKNVAEKLGNRPATCRKYYVHPAVLEAYSEGTLIPLLEQWEDARVEETPFGLRREEQAVLALLEQQL; the protein is encoded by the coding sequence ATGGCAAGTACTGCTAAGACTGCTTCTAAGAAGACTTCTAATAAAGCTACTTCTCATAAGACCGCTGCTAAAAAGAAAAATTCGCTTCACGCACGACTCGAACTTGCAGTTGTTACTGACCCAATTCAATCTGCTGAAAAAGCTGGATTGCACTACGTTACCGATACAGTTCCGGGAATCCAGCGCAAAGCATCAGGTCGAGGATTTTGTTACTACGACGCAGATGGCAGTCGCGTGTGCGATCGCGATACTTTAGCCCGTATCAAATCATTGGTCATTCCACCTGCCTGGAAAAACGTTTGGATCTGTACCCTCTCTCATGGACACTTACAGGCAACCGGATACGACGCGAAGGGACGCAAGCAGTATCGCTATCACCCTGATTGGCGTGGACATCGCAATCAAAACAAATTTAATCGGATGGTTGCGTTTGGTTTAGTGTTACCTAAAGTTCGGGAGCAAACTGATCGCCATTTGCAGTTATCCAATTTACCGCGCGAAAAGGTCTTAGCCACAGTTGTTCAACTGTTAGAGAAAACCCACATTCGAGTCGGCAATGACGAATATGCCGTGAAAAATAGCTCCTTCGGGTTGACCACCATGCGAGATGATCACGTTTCGTTTTCAGGGAGCCAGGTCAAGTTTCAATTCCGGGGTAAAAGTGGGGTCGAGCATGACATTGAATTAAGCGATCGCCGTTTAGCTAAGATCGTCAAGCGTTGTCAGGACATTCCCGGACACGAGTTGTTTCAATACATCGATGAGGATGGTCAGCGACAAACGATTCACTCTGGAGATGTTAACTCCTACCTGCGAAGCATCACAGGAGAGGATTTTACAGCCAAAGACTTTAGAACCTGGTCAGGAACAGTACAAGCTGCCTTAGAGCTGAAGGATTTGGGAACAGCCAGTTCTCAAACTGAGGCAAAGAAAAACATCACACAAGCGATCAAAAACGTTGCTGAAAAGCTCGGCAATCGCCCTGCAACCTGCCGTAAATATTATGTGCATCCGGCAGTCCTTGAGGCTTACTCGGAGGGAACCCTCATTCCCTTGCTGGAGCAGTGGGAAGATGCCCGTGTAGAAGAAACGCCCTTTGGCCTACGACGCGAAGAACAGGCTGTTTTGGCACTCTTAGAGCAACAATTATGA
- the crtO gene encoding beta-carotene ketolase CrtO codes for MDQYDVIVIGAGHNGLTCAAYLLKAGYSVLLLEKRSLPGGAATTEELMPEDAPGFKFNRCAIDHEFIHLGPVVEELELSKYGLEYLFCDPVVFCPHPDGKYFLGHRSVEKTCAGIATYSPRDAQKYAEFIDYWQRLINAIVPIFNAPPKSVIDIAGNYNIKKLKDLFSILGSPDKALDLFRTMLTSAEDMLNEWFDSEVVKAPLARLASELGAPPSQKNLAIGAMMMAMRHHPGMARPKGGTGALVAALVKLVTTHRGVILTDQSVEKVLVDDGRAVGVRVAGGQEYRSKLGVISNIDAQRLFLQMIDERDIHAADPDLRDRLDRRLVNNNETILKIDCALSEPLRFEHYNHQDEYLIGSVLIADSVKQVEIAHHEPSIGRIPDSDPSMYVVMPTMLDPSMAPDGKHTLWIEFFAPYQVEGAEGTGFAGTGWTDELKHKVADRVLDKLAEYAPNLKTALIARQVESPAELGARLGSFKGNYYHLDMTLEQMVFFRPLPEIANYKTPIQGLYLTGAGTHPGGSISGMPGRNCARVFLSAHQPIAQALNEARKSLQGVTKTMGL; via the coding sequence ATGGATCAGTACGATGTCATTGTCATTGGTGCAGGTCATAATGGACTGACCTGTGCTGCTTATCTGCTCAAAGCGGGTTACAGTGTTTTGCTGTTGGAGAAGCGATCGCTCCCCGGTGGTGCTGCAACGACCGAAGAACTGATGCCAGAGGATGCTCCTGGTTTCAAATTCAATCGATGTGCGATCGACCATGAATTCATTCATCTTGGTCCCGTTGTAGAAGAATTAGAGTTATCAAAATACGGATTAGAATATCTCTTTTGTGATCCCGTTGTATTTTGTCCTCATCCCGATGGCAAGTACTTTTTGGGGCATCGATCAGTTGAAAAAACATGCGCTGGAATTGCGACTTATAGTCCCAGAGATGCTCAGAAATATGCTGAGTTTATCGACTATTGGCAACGCTTGATCAACGCGATCGTTCCTATATTTAATGCTCCACCTAAGTCAGTTATAGATATTGCAGGCAATTACAATATCAAGAAACTGAAGGACTTGTTTTCCATTTTGGGATCGCCTGATAAAGCCCTGGATCTGTTTCGCACGATGCTGACCAGTGCGGAGGATATGTTAAACGAGTGGTTTGATTCTGAAGTGGTGAAAGCTCCCTTAGCGCGTCTAGCCTCAGAGTTGGGTGCTCCTCCGTCGCAAAAGAACCTGGCGATCGGGGCAATGATGATGGCGATGCGTCATCATCCTGGTATGGCAAGACCCAAAGGTGGCACAGGTGCCCTCGTTGCCGCGCTGGTGAAGCTGGTCACAACCCACAGAGGTGTGATTTTAACAGACCAGTCTGTTGAGAAAGTATTAGTGGATGATGGGCGAGCCGTTGGGGTGAGAGTTGCTGGAGGTCAGGAATATCGATCCAAATTAGGCGTGATTTCTAACATTGATGCGCAACGGTTGTTCTTGCAGATGATCGATGAACGGGATATTCATGCTGCTGATCCTGACTTGCGCGATCGCCTCGACCGTCGGTTAGTCAACAACAATGAAACCATCCTCAAAATTGACTGCGCTCTATCAGAGCCATTGCGCTTTGAGCACTACAACCATCAAGACGAGTATTTAATCGGCTCGGTGTTAATTGCTGACTCGGTTAAGCAGGTTGAGATCGCCCACCACGAACCATCCATTGGCAGAATTCCCGACTCAGACCCATCGATGTATGTGGTCATGCCAACGATGCTTGATCCGTCGATGGCACCCGATGGCAAACACACCCTGTGGATCGAGTTCTTTGCCCCATATCAAGTTGAAGGTGCTGAGGGCACGGGCTTTGCAGGGACAGGTTGGACAGATGAGTTGAAGCACAAAGTGGCAGATCGAGTCCTCGATAAACTAGCTGAATACGCTCCTAATCTGAAAACAGCCCTGATTGCCCGACAAGTCGAGAGTCCAGCCGAGTTGGGTGCTCGTCTTGGTTCGTTCAAGGGCAACTACTACCATCTCGACATGACTCTGGAGCAAATGGTGTTTTTCCGTCCATTGCCCGAAATCGCCAACTACAAAACCCCCATTCAAGGGCTATACCTGACTGGAGCGGGCACTCATCCCGGTGGCTCCATTTCTGGAATGCCAGGACGCAATTGTGCCCGCGTATTTTTGAGTGCTCACCAACCGATCGCCCAGGCATTGAATGAGGCTCGTAAGTCATTACAAGGCGTAACCAAAACCATGGGTCTTTAG